The following are from one region of the Flavimobilis soli genome:
- a CDS encoding ABC transporter permease, with amino-acid sequence MSTTLARTAGPPDAAATPARRRPGALGLTVAVALTAILLVASLLTGAYDVVGADDGAWMFALTRVPRTAALVLAGAAMAVSGLVMQMLTQNRFVEPTTTGTTEWAGLGLLAVTIVAPTATIATRMGVAIVTSFVGTMIFFLILRRLTLTSSLVVPIVGIMLGAVVGAVSSYLALATDTLQNLSVWFAGSFTSVFRGQYEPLWIVAGVVAVIVVVADRFTVAGLGKDVATNVGVSYERVVLLGAALVAVATGVVTVVVGNLPFVGLVVPNVVALLRGDDLRSNLPWVCVLGVGLVTACDLVGRIVIAPFEVPVSLVLGIVGAVVFIAMILRGRRRG; translated from the coding sequence ATGAGCACCACCCTCGCCCGCACCGCGGGCCCGCCCGACGCCGCCGCGACCCCCGCGCGGCGGCGTCCGGGTGCGCTCGGCCTCACGGTCGCGGTCGCACTCACGGCGATTCTCCTCGTCGCCTCTCTGCTCACCGGGGCCTACGACGTCGTCGGAGCCGACGACGGCGCATGGATGTTCGCCTTGACCCGCGTCCCGCGCACCGCCGCGCTCGTGCTCGCCGGTGCGGCCATGGCGGTCTCCGGGCTCGTCATGCAGATGCTCACGCAGAACCGCTTCGTCGAACCGACCACCACCGGGACGACCGAGTGGGCAGGCCTCGGGCTGCTCGCCGTGACCATCGTGGCGCCCACCGCGACCATCGCGACCCGCATGGGCGTCGCCATCGTCACGTCCTTCGTCGGGACGATGATCTTCTTCCTGATCCTGCGCAGGCTCACGCTCACCAGCTCGCTCGTCGTGCCGATCGTCGGCATCATGCTCGGCGCCGTCGTCGGAGCCGTCTCGAGCTACCTGGCGCTCGCGACCGACACCCTGCAGAACCTCTCCGTGTGGTTCGCCGGATCGTTCACCTCGGTGTTCCGAGGCCAGTACGAGCCGCTGTGGATCGTCGCGGGCGTCGTCGCCGTGATCGTCGTGGTCGCCGACAGGTTCACCGTCGCCGGCCTCGGCAAGGACGTCGCGACCAACGTCGGCGTCTCCTACGAGCGGGTCGTGCTCCTCGGGGCAGCGCTCGTCGCTGTGGCCACGGGAGTCGTCACGGTCGTCGTCGGCAACCTGCCGTTCGTCGGGCTCGTCGTGCCCAACGTCGTCGCGCTCCTGCGCGGCGACGACCTGCGCTCCAACCTGCCGTGGGTCTGCGTCCTCGGCGTCGGGCTCGTCACCGCGTGCGACCTCGTCGGCCGGATCGTCATCGCGCCGTTCGAGGTGCCCGTCTCCCTCGTCCTCGGCATCGTCGGCGCCGTCGTCTTCATCGCCATGATCCTGCGGGGGAGGCGCCGTGGCTGA
- a CDS encoding siderophore ABC transporter substrate-binding protein: MSRARPRALAAIAVAALTLTGCATSQSSANETTKPSTSSVTVEDNNGSQTISLPLTSVVATDNRTFETLESWGVELSAAAVALMPSTIGYKKDDSIIDLGNHNEPDLEALVAVEPQLVVNGQRFTQFHDDIAKLAPDAVVLELDPREGQPLDAELKRQVTVLGEVFGKQAEAKKLADDLDAAVARVKAAYDPSQTVMAVTTSGGEIGYIAPKVGRTLGPLFDLLGLTPALEVEGATDDHQGDDISVEAIADSNPDWILVMDRDAAIAADDPAYSPAAEVLEASAPLSKVTAVAQKQLVYMPADTYTNEGIQTYTEYLNTLADAFEAAS, encoded by the coding sequence ATGTCACGCGCCCGTCCCCGCGCCCTCGCGGCGATCGCCGTTGCCGCCCTCACGCTCACGGGTTGCGCCACCAGCCAGAGCTCCGCGAACGAGACGACCAAGCCCTCTACGTCATCCGTCACCGTGGAGGACAACAACGGTTCGCAGACCATCTCCCTCCCGCTGACCTCCGTCGTCGCGACGGACAACCGCACGTTCGAGACGCTCGAGTCGTGGGGCGTCGAGCTCAGCGCCGCCGCCGTCGCGCTCATGCCCTCGACCATCGGGTACAAGAAGGACGACTCGATCATCGACCTCGGCAACCACAACGAGCCCGACCTCGAGGCGCTCGTCGCCGTCGAGCCCCAGCTCGTCGTCAACGGACAGCGGTTCACGCAGTTCCACGACGACATCGCCAAGCTCGCGCCCGACGCGGTCGTCCTCGAGCTCGACCCACGTGAGGGCCAGCCCCTTGACGCCGAGCTCAAGCGCCAGGTCACCGTCCTCGGCGAGGTCTTCGGCAAGCAGGCCGAGGCCAAGAAGCTCGCCGACGACCTCGACGCCGCCGTCGCACGCGTCAAGGCGGCCTACGACCCCAGCCAGACCGTCATGGCCGTCACCACGTCCGGCGGCGAGATCGGATACATCGCTCCCAAGGTCGGCCGCACGCTAGGCCCCCTCTTCGACCTCCTCGGCCTGACCCCGGCCCTCGAGGTCGAGGGCGCGACCGACGACCACCAGGGCGACGACATCTCCGTCGAAGCGATCGCCGACTCCAACCCGGACTGGATCCTCGTCATGGACCGCGACGCCGCGATCGCGGCCGACGACCCCGCCTACAGCCCGGCCGCCGAGGTCCTCGAAGCCTCTGCACCCCTGAGCAAGGTCACCGCCGTCGCCCAGAAGCAGCTCGTCTACATGCCCGCCGACACGTACACCAACGAAGGCATCCAGACCTACACCGAGTACCTCAACACGCTCGCCGACGCTTTCGAAGCCGCGTCCTGA